A window of the Verrucomicrobiota bacterium genome harbors these coding sequences:
- a CDS encoding Gfo/Idh/MocA family oxidoreductase produces the protein MKNPQRLPDLSRRTFLKGSSFSTLMSMLGGVPLVAQEKSADPAAANVGKPIGRPVNCGLIGLGPWGREILATLSKIPEAHIVAICDTYAPMLRRGQQTAPKATATDDYKAVLQNKEVEAVFIATPTHQHREITLAALKAGKHVYCEAPLAHTIDDARAIALAAKASFKSVFQSGLQARSHPQRHFLLQFIRSGAMGKPVMARAQWHRKQSWRFTSPNPEREKEVNWRLSRKTSPGLIGEVGIHQLDAATWFLDQRPQAVTGFGSLIKWTEDNRDVPDTIQAVLEYPQGVQLTYDSTLANSFESDYEVYYGTDSAIMVRDNKAWMFKEVDAPLLGWEVYARKDSFYKETGIALVANASKLEAQGEGGAEDTAAATNALSFALEAFLGNAGKVATAVKDFKENFGEDDEALKEHLADLRKGRLPAAGYQEGFDSVVIALKANEAILEKKRIVFQQEWFDLG, from the coding sequence ATGAAGAATCCACAACGATTACCCGATCTGAGCCGGCGCACTTTTCTAAAGGGCAGCTCGTTCAGCACGCTCATGTCCATGCTCGGCGGCGTGCCGTTGGTCGCGCAGGAAAAGTCCGCGGATCCCGCCGCCGCGAACGTCGGAAAACCCATTGGCCGGCCCGTGAACTGCGGCCTGATCGGTCTGGGGCCTTGGGGCCGCGAAATTCTGGCCACGCTCTCCAAGATTCCCGAGGCGCACATCGTCGCGATTTGTGACACGTACGCCCCGATGCTGCGCCGCGGCCAACAGACCGCTCCGAAAGCCACGGCCACGGACGATTACAAGGCAGTGCTCCAGAACAAGGAGGTGGAGGCCGTGTTTATCGCGACGCCGACGCATCAACACCGCGAAATCACCCTCGCCGCGCTCAAGGCGGGCAAGCACGTGTATTGTGAAGCGCCGCTGGCCCACACCATTGACGATGCGCGCGCCATCGCCCTGGCAGCCAAGGCCTCGTTCAAATCGGTCTTTCAATCCGGTTTGCAAGCGCGCTCGCATCCGCAGCGCCATTTTCTGCTGCAGTTCATTCGCTCCGGCGCCATGGGCAAGCCGGTCATGGCCCGCGCCCAGTGGCACCGAAAACAAAGCTGGCGGTTTACCTCGCCCAATCCGGAGCGGGAAAAGGAAGTCAATTGGCGGTTGAGCCGGAAGACATCGCCCGGTCTGATCGGCGAGGTCGGCATCCACCAACTCGATGCCGCGACGTGGTTCCTGGATCAACGGCCTCAGGCCGTCACGGGCTTCGGTTCGCTCATCAAGTGGACCGAAGACAACCGCGATGTGCCCGACACAATTCAGGCCGTTCTCGAATATCCGCAAGGCGTTCAGCTCACCTACGACAGCACCCTGGCCAACTCGTTCGAATCCGATTACGAAGTCTATTATGGGACGGACAGCGCCATCATGGTCCGCGACAACAAAGCCTGGATGTTCAAGGAAGTCGATGCGCCGCTGTTGGGCTGGGAAGTCTATGCCCGGAAAGATTCGTTCTACAAAGAAACGGGCATCGCGCTCGTAGCCAACGCCTCCAAGCTGGAAGCCCAGGGCGAAGGCGGCGCCGAAGACACGGCCGCGGCCACCAACGCGCTCTCGTTCGCGCTCGAAGCGTTCCTGGGGAACGCCGGGAAAGTTGCCACCGCCGTGAAAGACTTCAAAGAAAACTTCGGCGAGGATGACGAGGCGTTGAAAGAACATCTCGCCGACCTGCGAAAAGGCCGGCTCCCCGCGGCTGGATACCAGGAAGGCTTCGACTCCGTAGTCATTGCCCTCAAGGCCAACGAGGCGATTCTCGAAAAGAAACGAATCGTATTCCAGCAGGAGTGGTTTGATCTCGGCTAA
- a CDS encoding YceI family protein: MKSSIFSIRNVVLGLVLAALALPTAAETWTRYQGQPRGSKLKLEGTSTLHDWSVEGKLIAGFMELESNFPLDPAAKPPADAKLNAKVEVKIPVTSLLSGTQLMDEVMYEAMKQKQYKDIQYRLKQISVKTDAPAGALQFNAVGEFSIAGMLRTNSMVVTIERVDATRLKVKGDTAFKMSDYGIKVRAPLALPLKVGDDVKVAFEWLAAQKAEAAKPAEK, translated from the coding sequence ATGAAATCATCCATTTTCTCTATCCGAAACGTCGTGCTCGGTCTCGTGCTGGCTGCGCTGGCTCTCCCGACGGCCGCCGAAACGTGGACGCGGTATCAAGGCCAGCCCAGAGGGAGCAAGCTTAAGCTCGAAGGCACTTCCACACTGCACGATTGGAGCGTGGAAGGAAAACTCATTGCCGGATTCATGGAACTGGAGTCCAACTTTCCGCTCGACCCCGCGGCCAAACCGCCGGCGGACGCGAAACTCAACGCCAAAGTCGAGGTGAAGATTCCGGTCACCTCGTTGCTCAGCGGCACGCAGCTCATGGACGAAGTCATGTACGAAGCCATGAAGCAGAAGCAGTACAAAGACATCCAATATCGCCTGAAACAAATCTCGGTGAAGACGGATGCTCCGGCGGGAGCGTTGCAGTTCAATGCCGTGGGCGAATTCTCGATCGCCGGGATGCTGCGCACCAATTCCATGGTCGTCACCATCGAGCGCGTGGATGCAACTCGCCTGAAAGTCAAAGGAGACACGGCGTTCAAGATGAGCGATTACGGGATCAAAGTGCGCGCCCCGCTCGCGCTCCCGTTGAAAGTGGGGGACGACGTGAAGGTGGCTTTCGAGTGGCTGGCCGCGCAGAAAGCAGAGGCCGCGAAGCCTGCTGAGAAATAG
- a CDS encoding ThuA domain-containing protein has translation MTTRSRFLQLAATLLLFAAIPPATPAAEAPKKLLVVTATVGFPHSSIPTAEKVLAQLGEKTGVFTVDIVGSGPRPRDKAQATAWMEKMTKDLAEKMNPEALKKYDGFIFANTTGVLPLPDKKAFLESIRGGKAFIGMHSASDTFHAEEGAPDPYKSGLIDPYTRMLGGEFRVHYAQVPIDCLVVDPKHPSTTALGDVFKIAQEEVYLMKNYDASRVHELLVLDKHPNDKGVWGRFPVSWCSNYGQGRVFYTSLGHREDVWDPDWKDGKGVRLNSPEVAERYQAHILGGIKWALGLEPGDAKPQTR, from the coding sequence ATGACTACCCGTTCCCGCTTCCTCCAGTTGGCTGCAACGCTCCTCCTCTTCGCGGCGATTCCGCCGGCGACCCCGGCCGCCGAGGCCCCGAAAAAGTTGCTGGTCGTCACGGCCACGGTCGGCTTTCCGCATAGTTCAATCCCCACGGCCGAAAAAGTCCTTGCGCAACTCGGCGAAAAAACCGGCGTGTTCACCGTGGATATTGTGGGCAGCGGGCCGCGGCCCCGAGACAAAGCTCAAGCCACGGCCTGGATGGAGAAGATGACCAAAGACCTGGCGGAGAAGATGAACCCCGAGGCGTTGAAAAAATACGACGGCTTCATTTTCGCCAATACCACGGGCGTGTTGCCGCTTCCGGACAAGAAGGCGTTTCTGGAGTCGATCCGCGGCGGCAAAGCCTTCATTGGCATGCACTCGGCCAGCGACACGTTTCACGCCGAGGAAGGCGCGCCCGATCCCTACAAGTCAGGCCTGATTGACCCTTACACTCGGATGCTGGGCGGCGAGTTTCGGGTTCACTACGCGCAAGTTCCGATTGATTGCCTGGTGGTCGATCCCAAGCATCCGTCCACCACCGCGCTCGGTGACGTCTTTAAGATCGCTCAGGAGGAGGTTTATTTGATGAAGAACTACGACGCGAGCCGCGTGCATGAATTGCTGGTGCTGGACAAGCATCCCAATGACAAAGGCGTCTGGGGTCGATTCCCCGTGTCGTGGTGCTCGAATTACGGTCAGGGCCGTGTTTTCTACACTTCACTGGGCCATCGCGAGGATGTCTGGGATCCCGACTGGAAAGATGGCAAGGGCGTGCGGCTGAATTCACCGGAGGTTGCGGAACGCTACCAAGCGCACATCCTGGGCGGCATCAAGTGGGCGCTCGGCTTGGAACCCGGCGATGCAAAACCGCAAACGAGGTGA
- a CDS encoding DUF1080 domain-containing protein gives MRTVVCLLALATLSILAPATFASASDAEGFQPLFTGKDLSGWKLRQPGGHPSWSVKDGVLINTVNAGEHGTDLVTEKKFWNFTVRYEYKIPQGANSGFYLRGRHEIQILDDFATGKPNLGGNGAIYNHTAVSRFASKPAGEWNTVEATIIGNKITVILNGVKVHDNVECNRATGSEIDNKVNEPGAIFLQGDHGSVSFRSIRIKELK, from the coding sequence ATGAGAACCGTCGTCTGTCTCCTGGCGCTGGCCACTCTGAGCATCCTTGCTCCTGCCACTTTCGCGTCCGCATCTGACGCGGAAGGTTTCCAGCCGCTCTTCACTGGAAAGGACTTGTCAGGCTGGAAACTGCGCCAGCCCGGCGGTCATCCAAGCTGGAGCGTCAAGGATGGCGTGCTGATCAACACCGTCAACGCCGGCGAACACGGCACCGATCTCGTTACCGAGAAGAAATTCTGGAACTTCACCGTGCGTTACGAATACAAAATCCCGCAAGGCGCCAACAGCGGCTTCTATTTGCGCGGGCGGCACGAGATTCAGATTCTGGACGACTTCGCCACCGGGAAACCCAACCTCGGAGGCAACGGTGCGATCTATAACCACACGGCCGTTTCCAGGTTTGCTTCCAAACCCGCCGGGGAATGGAACACGGTTGAGGCCACGATCATCGGGAATAAGATTACGGTCATCCTCAACGGCGTGAAGGTCCACGACAACGTGGAGTGCAACCGGGCCACGGGCAGCGAGATCGACAACAAGGTGAACGAACCCGGCGCGATTTTCTTGCAAGGCGACCACGGCTCGGTCAGTTTCCGCAGTATTCGGATCAAAGAACTGAAATGA